Proteins co-encoded in one Marmota flaviventris isolate mMarFla1 chromosome 9, mMarFla1.hap1, whole genome shotgun sequence genomic window:
- the LOC139707149 gene encoding LOW QUALITY PROTEIN: zinc finger protein 84-like (The sequence of the model RefSeq protein was modified relative to this genomic sequence to represent the inferred CDS: substituted 1 base at 1 genomic stop codon), translating to KCKECGKAFGKKSNLIRHIRTHTGEKPYKCKDCGKAFGQKSHLICHIRTHTGEKPYKCKDCGKAYGRKSNLIYHIRTHTGEKPYKCKDCGKTFVQKSHLIYHSRTHTGEKPYKCKDCGKAFVQKSDLIYHSRTHTGEKPYKCKDCGKAFGKKSDLIYHSTTHTGEKPYKCKDCGKAFGKKSYLIRHSRTHTGEKPYKCKDCGKAFVQKSDLIYHSRTHTGEKPYKCKECGKAFGKKSHLIRHSTTHTGEKPYKCKDCGKAFGQKSDLIRHSRTHTGEKPYKCKDCGKAFGKKSHLICHSTTHTGXKPYKCKECGKAFGEKSKLICHRKTHTGEKLYKCTECCKDFGHKSHLICPSRTHTGDKLYKCKDCGKAFGQKSLLICHRRTHSGEKPYKCKECGKAFGQKSQVIYHRRTHIGEKPYKCTECGKAFGDTSNLIRHRRNHKLTGEKPYKCKECGNAFTQKPGFICHSRTHTREKPYKCKECGKAFSQKSHLIFHNRT from the exons aaatgtaaagaatgtggcaaagcttttggtaaaaaatcaaaccttattcgccacatcagaactcacactggagagaaaccctacaaatgtaaagactgtggcaaagcttttggtcaaaaatcacaccttatttgccacatcagaactcacactggagagaagccctacaaatgtaaagattgtggcaaagcttatggtcgaaaatcaaaccttatttaccacatcagaactcacactggagagaagccctacaaatgtaaagattgtggcaaaacttttgttcaaaaatcacaccttatatACCACAGcagaacacacactggagagaagccctacaaatgtaaagattgtggcaaagcttttgttcaaaaatcagaccttatttaccacagcagaactcacactggagagaagccctacaaatgtaaagattgtggcaaagcttttggtaaaaaatcagaccttatttaccacagcacaactcacactggagagaagccctacaaatgtaaagattgtggcaaagcttttggtaaaaaatcataccttattcgccacagcagaactcacactggagagaagccctacaaatgtaaagattgtggcaaagcttttgttcaaaaatcagaccttatttaccacagcagaactcacactggagagaagccctacaaatgtaaagaatgtggaaaagcttttggtaaaaaatcacaccttattcgccacagcacaactcacactggagagaagccctacaaatgtaaagattgtggcaaagcttttggtcaaaaatcagaccttattcgccacag cagaactcacactggagagaagccctacaaatgtaaagattgtggcaaagcttttggaaaaaaatcacaccttatttgccacagcacaACTCACACTGgatagaagccctacaaatgtaaagaatgtggcaaagcttttggtgaaaaatcaaaacttatttgccacagaaaaactcacactggagagaagctctacaaatgtacagaatgttgcaaagattttggtcacaaatcacaccttatttgccccagcagaactcacactggagataagctctacaaatgtaaagattgtggcaaagcttttggtcaaaaatcactcctaatttgccacagaagaacccactctggagagaagccctacaaatgtaaagaatgtggcaaagcttttggtcaaaaatcacaggttatttaccacagaagaactcacattggagagaagccctacaaatgtacagaatgtggcaaggCTTTTGGTGACACATCAAACCTTATTCGCCATAGAAGAAATCACA aactcactggagagaagccctacaaatgtaaagaatgtggcaacgCTTTTACTCAAAAACCAGGCTTTAtttgccacagtagaactcacactagagagaagccttacaaatgtaaagaatgtgggaaagcgttcagtcaaaaatcacaccttattttccacaacagaact